From one Chryseobacterium sp. 3008163 genomic stretch:
- a CDS encoding pentapeptide repeat-containing protein, with protein sequence MNEAYVLDHNYAHLNFAESPLQIGEYENCTFQNSNFEYANISQFKFTNCEFTDCNLSMTKLSGTAFRDVFFKECKMFGMHFDDCNEFGMSFRFEGCALNNSVFYKTSIKRTLFKNCKLIEVDFAEADLSNSVFSNCDFNGATFERTNLEKTDLRTSFSYTISPDSNRLKKTKFSLSEVHGLLRRFDIEIDKNS encoded by the coding sequence ATGAACGAAGCTTACGTCTTAGATCATAATTATGCTCATTTAAATTTTGCTGAATCACCTTTGCAGATTGGCGAGTACGAAAACTGTACATTTCAAAATAGCAATTTTGAATATGCTAATATTTCTCAATTTAAATTTACCAATTGCGAATTCACAGACTGTAATTTAAGCATGACTAAGCTTAGCGGAACTGCCTTTCGTGATGTATTTTTCAAAGAATGCAAAATGTTCGGGATGCACTTTGACGACTGTAACGAGTTTGGAATGTCTTTTAGATTTGAAGGCTGTGCTCTTAATAATTCTGTCTTCTATAAAACTTCCATCAAAAGAACATTATTTAAAAATTGTAAACTGATTGAAGTTGATTTTGCTGAAGCAGATTTGTCGAATTCAGTATTTTCAAACTGTGATTTCAACGGCGCCACATTCGAAAGAACCAATTTAGAGAAAACAGATTTAAGAACATCTTTCAGTTACACGATCAGTCCTGATTCTAATAGGCTAAAGAAGACGAAATTTTCACTTTCAGAAGTTCACGGACTCTTACGACGATTC
- the rodA gene encoding rod shape-determining protein RodA: protein MKWTEGIDKLGLGLYLLLCIFAIANIYSVDEGLGKKQLLFFGISIFVGLIIFFSRSKFFENMSGIIYVGGVLMLAGLHVFGTEILGQKNWYKFGSFTMQPVEFSKIGVALMLANYVSGSEFNLKNRTSLIAVLAIIGIPAIVVLSIPDVGSLLVFTAFFIALYREGLSGKLFLIGGLFGVVFLLANYLNDPLQWSLWYFTGFIIFIGGLWFAFNAAFLRKNIYTLLPGVGIVLLLAALSFISPVIFEKLPKHQQERVEVLYKGEREFRDTSGYNLLYSKTAIGSGGFFGKGFREGSVTQGKFVPEQETDYIFCTVGEEWGFLGSTILVLAYMVYIGRIYYLAEKQKSTFNRVFGYSFASILLMHFSINLGMVMGLFPTVGIPLPYFSYGGSSLLAFSMMTFIFFKLNYADKNSLV from the coding sequence ATGAAATGGACAGAAGGAATAGATAAATTGGGTCTTGGCTTATACCTCTTGCTTTGTATTTTTGCGATTGCTAATATTTACAGTGTAGATGAAGGTTTAGGTAAAAAACAGCTTTTGTTTTTCGGGATTTCTATATTTGTAGGATTGATTATTTTCTTCAGCCGAAGTAAGTTTTTTGAAAATATGTCCGGGATTATTTACGTAGGAGGAGTTCTGATGCTTGCAGGTCTTCACGTTTTCGGAACGGAAATTCTGGGTCAGAAGAACTGGTATAAATTCGGAAGTTTTACCATGCAGCCTGTAGAGTTTTCGAAGATCGGGGTCGCTCTGATGTTGGCCAATTATGTATCGGGATCAGAATTTAATTTAAAAAATAGAACATCACTCATCGCAGTTTTAGCAATTATAGGTATTCCTGCAATTGTGGTGCTTTCAATTCCTGATGTGGGTTCACTATTGGTTTTTACGGCATTTTTTATCGCTTTATATCGTGAAGGTCTTAGCGGAAAACTTTTTCTGATTGGTGGTCTTTTCGGAGTTGTTTTTCTTTTGGCTAATTATCTCAACGATCCTCTTCAGTGGAGCTTATGGTATTTTACCGGATTTATTATTTTCATTGGCGGATTGTGGTTTGCTTTTAATGCGGCTTTTCTTCGTAAAAATATATACACACTTTTACCGGGTGTCGGAATTGTTCTTCTTTTGGCGGCATTATCATTTATTTCGCCTGTTATTTTTGAAAAACTTCCTAAACATCAGCAAGAGAGAGTAGAGGTTTTGTATAAAGGAGAGCGTGAATTCCGTGATACTTCAGGGTATAATCTTTTGTATTCAAAAACAGCAATCGGGTCCGGTGGTTTTTTTGGAAAAGGCTTTCGTGAAGGTTCTGTAACACAGGGAAAATTCGTTCCGGAGCAGGAAACCGATTATATTTTCTGTACAGTTGGTGAAGAATGGGGTTTCCTTGGAAGTACCATTTTGGTTTTGGCATATATGGTTTATATCGGACGAATCTATTATCTCGCAGAAAAGCAGAAATCGACCTTTAACAGAGTTTTCGGTTATTCTTTTGCCTCTATCCTATTGATGCACTTTTCAATCAATTTAGGCATGGTTATGGGATTGTTCCCGACGGTGGGTATTCCGTTGCCGTACTTTAGTTATGGTGGAAGTTCATTGCTTGCCTTTTCGATGATGACTTTTATTTTCTTTAAATTAAATTACGCTGATAAAAATAGTTTGGTTTAA